The Ketobacter sp. MCCC 1A13808 DNA segment CCGGTCACCGCGGGTAAGAAAGTAGACAGCAGTTTTAATGACTTATCCTGCCAGGTCAAGCACCAGCGGATTAGACCAATGTCTATGACTGCGTATATCAGCCACTAAGGGATTAGATAGTCGTTGCACGTAGGCCAATCACCACCACCTATTCTGCATCCAAAATACGCTTCCCAGGCTTCACATGCTGTTAGTAGACTTAAGCTCATTATGATCAAGCCAATTTTTATTATTTTCATTTCAAATTCCCTTTTAAACAAAATATGTTAACGCAGGCAAGTTGAATTATACTTCACCCCGTGAATTCAGCGGGCTGATAATATACGCTCACATGAACTCAACATTTCATGACCAAACCAATATTATTGTTTTGAATTAGTGTAATTCTGAAGATTTAACGGGCGCCCTCGATCCATGTTCCACCATTTAATTTACAGCTCTCTGCAATTTTATTCATTTCGAGGTTTTTATAATAGTACGTGCTAAATCCCATTTTTCTGGGCTTCATATCCCCAAATGTGGGGAAATTCGGATCTTTACATACGCCTTTGAATCCAGCCTTACATTCCGCAACAGGCTTATGAACAACCACGTATTCCGGGTCATTAACCTCTAAAAAATAGTTACTTTTACAATACTCCGAGAACACATCTTTAGGGTAGCTAACGTTCTCGAAGCAGGAAACCGTTTTAACTTCTCCCTTGAAACTCACTTTCTGGTTGCAAGATGCAAGCTGGGCATATGTCTGGGACGAAATAAATAACAAAATTACTAACGAAAAAATAGAGTTCATCGTATTAAAGCCTCGGGTTTCGAAAAAATAGTGCATATAACACTTTAACCATTAGACCAAAAGTAAACAACCTATGGGCTCTGAAGTACTTATGCCCGTTATAGTTTGCAATGTACTTTCCGGAACGGGATTTACCTTTTCCATTGCGCGTATTCTTGGAATTGGCACATAGTAGCACCTCAAAGCAGCCATAACCTGGAGGTTCTTGGTGTACTTTTTAGATTAGTTTTTTAACAAAGCCGCTATATCATCATAAGTTAGAACCCCGGTATTATGCGCTTTCAAAATTCCTTTTTGATTGTAAAGCAGCGCGCTGTACTCATGATCAGAAAGCAATAAACCAGACTCGTCTTTATCAAGATAATAACCCGACTTGTCTAATTTATAGTCGTACCCTCTGACTATAATCAGATTGAGATTCTCATAATCAGTAGAATTAAATTCACTGATCTGGCGATTTAAGCGCCGCTCGCCTTTTGACGTTGATAAAAGCACTAGTACGTTAGAATCAATAACTTTCTCATAACACTTTTCATAGTCTGCTCGAAAAGAAGTAATATCGAATTCGCATCCAGACGAATCATGAAATTTTAGTACTGTGGGAGCTATGCTGTGAGAGCATGCACTAACAAACGCAACGAAAGCTAGAGCTACTATTAAGGAACGCATTACTAACGAACCTCTATGGTCAATGAGACGTTTGCAGGAGTATTACTTATTGCGTCGTGAAAACTTGATGCATCATGTTCGGTAATTCCAATACAGCCTGCAGTTCCTGGGACGTTTCCATCGGGGTGTATTCCCAATCTCCCGCCTATACTACCTCTAGTCGTAGAGAAGCCCGGATATATAGGAACAAAAAATCCATTTCCCGTACCATCTTGAAACGCTGCACAGATTGAGGTGGTGTAATCGGTCACTTCGTTTCTACCTACAGCATAGACTCCGGATGGCAATGCTCCTAAACCGAATGGGCCACTTCTAGCACTCCATTGACCACCCGCAGCAGGCCAGGCTAATAGACCGGTTGATTTAGTAAACGTTAAATCAGCCATATCATCCCCTTAATACGCTATGTGTATCCTTGACTTATACTGGACAATTTGAAAACCAGAAAAGTCTTTAATGTCATACCAAGACTGGGCCAGCGTAATGTTGATTATGAATGGCTCGATATCCCTGGCATTTATATAATGTATTGCTTCACAGCATACGATTATCATAATCAGGAACTTTTCAAGCGCTGTACCGCCCGACCTTGAGGCTGGTTTGGAACGCGGTGAAACTGATGCTCCGAAACCCAGGGGCGACAACAACAAAATGCTATTAGTAAACCTACACCCTACCAGCCGGTTCCCGTTCGAAACTAATTTAATCCACGGAGCATTATTTTGTTATGTGTGATACTTAAGAACATAGAGAATAATCGGCGCTACTGATATAACTAAAGTAGTGAGAATACCAAACCTTCCCGGCTTTATTAAATAAGATTTTTTCGGATTCTTTGGATCATAGTATATTCCAACCCTCCCATCCGAAATACCCGTAATTGAGTTCAATTGAGCTTCCAGTAAAAATCTCGCGTTCCTTGAAGCAAGAACATACCAGGGGGAAACCCTATTGCTCTCATACTCTACCCCATTAACACTATAGCTATAGGAGGAAGTGGCTTCATACATCTGGTTCGACCTCTGCCTCTCTTTCACACCCCACTCTGTTATGTCGAGCCCATGTAGCTGCCCAATTACCTTAGGCCATCTGAGTATCCTGAGTTGGTAAATAAAAGAAATCATCAGCAAGACAAAAGTGTAGATAGATACGCAAAAAAATACCCCTTGAGGGTCACCCTCTAAGATTGATCGAGCTCTATCTTCGAAGTAATGGAACATATTGTTTTGAAATCCCCAGTTCTGAACGCACCGTGCAAAGACTGAATTCACATATCGGCTCATCTATTCCAAGGCAATTCATAAGCGGTCGATAGAAAGCCATAGCTCACTCAAAATCAGAGACACTTAAATACACATGTGAAAATATTTCACCAGACCTCAATAAATCACATTATTCCGAACAAAAGTAACAGCATCGCTCACGCACAATACTGTTTCTGCGCGAAGGTGCATGGTCTTAACTGTATAAGCGACTCGCTTTAACCGCATTTTCTATTACACTAAGTACCGTTTTATCTCGTAACATTAAGCTGTGTATTGGTGCGTATGCAACATGATTTTTTGCTATTGGCCAATGAGAACTTTTTGATGGGAGTATCATTTGGTCGAATGGGGTTCTGTAACTATACAAGCTCAACCCCTCTAAAATATATTCGGTATCTTTTAGCTTCTCCAATAGCACACTACCCGGCCTTAGTTCCTTAGCACCGCGACCAAAAAACAAATAGGCAAGAAAAGATCCTTTGTGAGGTCCTGAGACTGCATGAAATGAACTACAGTTCTTTACACCACCTAAAATCTGCAAATAATATCTCGATACTATGCAACCCATACTAAACCCAACCAAAGTAAACTTATCATTTGCCTCGAGATTTTCCTGTATGTATTCTTTCAGTTTAATTGCGAGATCTTCGATTCCTAAAATTGCACTAGATGGCTTCAGTGAAGGTAAAAAAACCTTGCATCCTAAATCCCGCAAAAACTCAGCCATTTTTTTAAAATCGCCGCCGTCATCAAGAATTCCATGCACTAGCACTACATTCATCATTACAGTTAACATCCTATTAAGCCGGTGACAGCGATTAAGGCGTTTTCATCATTCGCTCATCATGATCAGAAGAGCCTCATGTTCTAGGTGGATTCAAGCTATATATTTCAAGCTAAAGTACTCCAACTCCCTATTCGAACACATCACGTATTACACCCTAATCAGTTCTTGACCAATACCCTGCCTTCTAAAAACTCGCTTCTTAAAGACTTCAAATTGTAGATAAAGAAAAGCCGTTAAATTCGCTTTGATCTCTCCCGGCATTTCAGCAGAGCTGATGTGCCCCGGCACACACCCGGTGTGCGCATAAGGCCCCAAATCATTGACCTTCGCGGTTTCGATAAGGGGGTAGCAGGTCGCACTGTCGAGGGGAAAACCTTCACCAATCAACCAAGCCCGAACGCATTTTTTCGCAATCACCCCACACGCAACCAAGCGACATGTAATCTTGCGTTCGACTGCCAAGGCATTTTTGGCCTTTTCACTCGGGGTATTTGGTGTAGTATTGCTTCATAAATTTTCTAGCTTCGTTACCAACTAAAACCGATAGACGCTCTTCATGATTTTCGTGAAACAGCAAATACTCATTCCGTAGAAGCATTTTTTCTACTTCAGTTAATTCATTACATGTTCTATAAAATTCCGCAAATTGGTCAACAATCATACATTCTTTATATTTCTCTGCTCGAACATGCCCGACCCTGTGCAGAACTTAGGTTTTTATGAACTTTTTCCTCACTCCACCATGACATTGAGCGCCAAGCTACTGGAATGACCATCGCATAACGCCCAAATCTTACGCCAAATGGAACCGCTTTTATGAACAACCTACCACGACAACTTCCGGGCATGAAGCTAACAACGTACCATATTCTTGCTCCATAATATGGAGTTCCGACACCACTAATACCTGCAATCCCGGAATATTAGATATTTCCAATAACGCGGAAAAACTAATATTTCTACAATTTATAGCAATCTGACGAACACCACGCAGTTTACATACTAACTTAGCGAGACATTCGTCTATTGGTATATCCAGCATTGTTACCGCGAATATTTCGGGCTCCCAGACATATCCGCCACCAACAGATTCAATCTTTCTAAGAATTGCTTGATTGCTTTCGAATTCGTCAGCTATCACCGAGTACGCTCTCCTGGTGCAAAATGCCTAAAGCAGCGGTACGAAGCTTCATGTGTGTGCAAAAAATGTAATTTAAACTTGATAGTACGCATAAACTAGCTACGAATCTATTTTGTTAATAGTCTACACAGTGCCCACTAACAAAATCGGCTATGGTGGCGAAATGAGGTTGCCTATTCTCAGCGAGCGCCATGAACTTCAGGTCTGTTTTGCAGAGCCTTCCTATTGATCGACTGGATGTCACTCCGCGATAGTAGGCGTAAAAGATCACTCGCAACAATAATTCAGGTGGGTAAGCCTTGCGACCTACGTTACTATTTTTGTAACGCTGATGAAATTCGGATAGATCCAGTGTTTCTGTAAGTAGCTTATAGAGGCTATATTCGAAAGTATTGTGACCCAGCACATCAAGATAGTTTATATCGAGAAATACACTTTGATTTAGATTGTCGGTCAGATAATTGGGCATTCGAGAATCCGATAAACTGTTTATACGGCTATTTCAATGAAACTGCCCTTTGAAATCCCGAAGTAATCTAATTTTCTACAGTTTGAACGCCTTACACACCAGCCCAGTTGCGACGTGAAAATATGTGGTAAAAGCGCAGCGACCACATATTTTTGCGGCGCAACTGGGTCTGCGTGCTGCAATTTGTTAAGCCATTTTTTTGAAATGACTACAATCAACTATTCTTTTGAGCTCTTCACCCTCTGACTGTTGAGCCTTATATAGGTCCCAACGCACTTGCAGATTAAGCCAGAAATCAGCTGATAAATTAAAAAAAAGAGCCAGCCTTAATGCCGTACTTGGTGTTACCCCACGTTTTTGATTAACTATTTCATTGACTCTTTGATATGGGACATGAATAGCATCAGCCAAATCCCGCTGTGTAATATTCATTGGAATCAAAAAATCCTCCAACAGCATTTCGCCAGGATGGGTCGGAGGTCTATTAGTCGGTATACGAACCATATTTCACCTCTTAGTGATAATCAGTTATCTCCACGTCGGAAGGACCCGAATCAATCCACACGAAACAAATTCGATATTGACCATCTATGCGTATGCTATGTTGGCCCTTTCGATCGTCAGATAAGAGCTCGAGTCTATTGCCAGGCGGAACCATCAATTCGTCTAGATTTGTGACAGAGTCCAATTGATCAAGCTTTCTCCGTGCAACACGCCACAAATTCTGGGGGCACGCCTTTCTGGCATTGCGAGAAGCAAGACCATTAAAGATGTCGTCCGTGGCTTTATCTTTAAATGACACAATCATGAAAGCATGGGTATCTCGGCATCCATACTACGTCAAGTATATACGCGAAGTAGATTAGGCTTAACGCCGGCAACCTGGGACCAGCGCAGTGGAGGCAATTTGCGGTAAAGTGAACGAAGTGAACCGCAAATTGGCGGAGCGTAGCTGGTTCCCGTGCTTGCCTTTGTAATGGCATATTGACAACGCGAATCTGGAGAAGCACAATGCAACCAAAACGCAACCATATTGGTGGTATTTATGGCTTCTTTGACTATTAAGAATATACCCGACGATCTTTACGAACACCTGAAACAAGCTGCAAATGCTCATCACCGAAGCATCAATAGCGAATTAATCTATTGTTTAGAAAGAACTTTATTACCTACAAAGCTATCTTCTTCTGACCTTAAAGAAGCGGCTAAACTACTTAGGGGTAGAGTATTGGTTAAACGTATTGATGTAGATGAGATCAATTCAGCAAAGAATGAAGGTCGTGAATGATAGTTGCAGATACCAATACCATTGCATATCTCTACCTTCCTACAGACTTCACGTCAGATGTTGAAGCTTTATTAGAAATAGACTCCAACTGGGTCGCACCGATACTTTGGCGAAGCGAGTTTAGAAACATCCTCGCATTGTACATTCGCAAAAGTATTATCGATCTAGAGACTGCATTGCAAATGCAGTTACAGGCAGAACAGCAATTAGCTGGAAACGAATACACCGTAAATTCAAATTCTGTTTTGTCATTAGCAAAACAGTCAAGTTGCTCTGCCTATGACTGCGAGTTTGTATCTATCGCCAAAACACTCGATACGACATTGATCACCGTAGACAAAAAGCTGATCAAAGCTTTTCCCGATATTGCTATGACGCCGAGAGATTATATGTCTACGCTGCCATAACGCCCTGCCTTTTGGGTCCAAGTGCTTTTGTTTGCTATGTGACATCTGTGCTTCTAAGCAAGTTTTAATGAAGTTGTATACTATAAATAATTAAGCCGAACCACGTATTACTTCCCTCAATCTTAATTCTCTCGCCAACTTTAATACTATTCCATGTTTTATCATCAACTTTAATCCCACAAAAAGGGCAATCAAACTCTTTAAATTCCAAGCGATTTGCTTGCCTGCGGGTATCACTCTTTCTCGATACAGTTAACTCAATAGTTGACGCTGAGTTTGATAAAAAGAGTCCATACGTCTGTGGAATAGCGTATAAAATGAAAAAACTATTTACTATCCATACTATTAAACCGGTCACCACATTACGTAAATTCTTGCCTGGCAGAATCTTAATAATGCCAGCTGGATACAATAGGCCAGTAAGAAGACCTCCCGGAATTAAACAAAGCCAAACCCATAAAGTACTACAAATAACCGAAGGATTTACAACTGACCAAACGAACCAAAGCACAACAATTATTGGAAGTATCTTTTTCGTACCCACTGAATATTTTTTCACATAACGCCTCACATAACGGGCGTGGTGTAGCGGAGGAAATTTGCGAATAAAATGCGAAGCATTCGCAAATTTTCGGAGCGAAACCACGTCCCTGCTCATGTGCTGGTTAGCATTGACCACGCTATCGCCCCACCCTCTTTGGGGTGCAAACCAGACCTTTAAAATTTGCCTTGATGCTGATTGCTTCCGATGTTAATGTGTAAAAACAACTATTTTATACACAGAGCAGCACTTATGAGAACTAATATCGTAATTGATGACGAGCTTATGGCCAAGGCATTAAAAGCCAGCGGTCTTAACACAAAAAAAGATGTTGTAGAACAAGGGCTTAGACTAATCATTCAGCGAACTCACCAACAATCTATAAGAGAGCTTCGCGGCAAGCTGAAGTGGGAAGGCGACCTTGACGAGCTTAGAGGTTGCAAATGATTCTAGTCGATACCAGTGTTTGGATCGACTACCTCAACGGTAAAGAATCGCCCCACACAGAACTGTTGGACGCTGCACTCATAGACGGAACTGTAGCCATAGCTGATCTCATATTTTTGGAAATACTCCAAGGCTTTAAGAGTGAGAAGGACTACAAACTCATTAAAAGCAGATTGTCGACACTAGAACAATACTCAATCTTTAATAGTAGTATGGTTGAACCATGCGCAAACAACTACCGATACCTACGGAAAAAGGGAATCACTATCCGAAAGACAAATGATGTAATAATTGCCAGTTATTGC contains these protein-coding regions:
- a CDS encoding lipase family alpha/beta hydrolase, with the protein product MMNVVLVHGILDDGGDFKKMAEFLRDLGCKVFLPSLKPSSAILGIEDLAIKLKEYIQENLEANDKFTLVGFSMGCIVSRYYLQILGGVKNCSSFHAVSGPHKGSFLAYLFFGRGAKELRPGSVLLEKLKDTEYILEGLSLYSYRTPFDQMILPSKSSHWPIAKNHVAYAPIHSLMLRDKTVLSVIENAVKASRLYS
- a CDS encoding type II toxin-antitoxin system RelE/ParE family toxin, whose amino-acid sequence is MIVSFKDKATDDIFNGLASRNARKACPQNLWRVARRKLDQLDSVTNLDELMVPPGNRLELLSDDRKGQHSIRIDGQYRICFVWIDSGPSDVEITDYH
- a CDS encoding type II toxin-antitoxin system VapB family antitoxin, producing MRTNIVIDDELMAKALKASGLNTKKDVVEQGLRLIIQRTHQQSIRELRGKLKWEGDLDELRGCK
- a CDS encoding PIN domain nuclease, whose translation is MILVDTSVWIDYLNGKESPHTELLDAALIDGTVAIADLIFLEILQGFKSEKDYKLIKSRLSTLEQYSIFNSSMVEPCANNYRYLRKKGITIRKTNDVIIASYCIQHKIPLLYTDRDFDPFVKYLDLRSVAEC
- a CDS encoding DUF3592 domain-containing protein; this encodes MSRYVNSVFARCVQNWGFQNNMFHYFEDRARSILEGDPQGVFFCVSIYTFVLLMISFIYQLRILRWPKVIGQLHGLDITEWGVKERQRSNQMYEATSSYSYSVNGVEYESNRVSPWYVLASRNARFLLEAQLNSITGISDGRVGIYYDPKNPKKSYLIKPGRFGILTTLVISVAPIILYVLKYHT
- a CDS encoding FitA-like ribbon-helix-helix domain-containing protein — its product is MASLTIKNIPDDLYEHLKQAANAHHRSINSELIYCLERTLLPTKLSSSDLKEAAKLLRGRVLVKRIDVDEINSAKNEGRE
- a CDS encoding type II toxin-antitoxin system VapC family toxin, which gives rise to MIVADTNTIAYLYLPTDFTSDVEALLEIDSNWVAPILWRSEFRNILALYIRKSIIDLETALQMQLQAEQQLAGNEYTVNSNSVLSLAKQSSCSAYDCEFVSIAKTLDTTLITVDKKLIKAFPDIAMTPRDYMSTLP
- a CDS encoding HigA family addiction module antitoxin gives rise to the protein MVRIPTNRPPTHPGEMLLEDFLIPMNITQRDLADAIHVPYQRVNEIVNQKRGVTPSTALRLALFFNLSADFWLNLQVRWDLYKAQQSEGEELKRIVDCSHFKKMA
- a CDS encoding transposase, yielding MPNYLTDNLNQSVFLDINYLDVLGHNTFEYSLYKLLTETLDLSEFHQRYKNSNVGRKAYPPELLLRVIFYAYYRGVTSSRSIGRLCKTDLKFMALAENRQPHFATIADFVSGHCVDY